In one window of Gossypium hirsutum isolate 1008001.06 chromosome A01, Gossypium_hirsutum_v2.1, whole genome shotgun sequence DNA:
- the LOC107901982 gene encoding uncharacterized protein, translated as MVMSWLWNSMMPEISDTCMFLNTFKEIWEAVKQTYSKVRDAAQIYEIKTKISSTNQGSRSITEYSNLLQSLLQEMDHYQRIQMNCSEDAALLKRFVEKNRIYDFLAGLNVEFDAVRVQILGKEELPSLNETIAIVRAEEGRRGVMVENSQVDSSALVTKAVSERKFGLEQPKSEDNRQTERTKPINRDSVWCTYCKKARHTKERRWKLYGKPQTTNTNFSEKRWTTKGTRTSIYSKTAGWKK; from the coding sequence ATGGTAATGTCTTGGTTATGGAACTCTATGATGCCAGAAATCAGTGATACATGCATGTTTCTTAACACATTCAAAGAAATATGGGAAGCTGTGAAACAGACTTATTCTAAAGTTCGAGATGCTGCTCAAATCTATGAAATCAAGACTAAGATTTCATCTACCAATCAAGGAAGTCGATCAATCACGGAGTATTCCAATCTGTTGCAAAGTTTATTGCAAGAGATGGATCATTACCAGCGCATTCAAATGAATTGCAGTGAAGATGCAGCACTCCTGAAAAGGTTCGTTGAAAAGAATCGAATTTATGATTTTCTTGCTGGactaaatgttgagtttgatgcaGTAAGAGTTCAAATACTTGGAAAAGAGGAACTACCATCACTAAATGAGACAATTGCAATTGTTCGTgctgaggaaggaagaagaggaGTTATGGTTGAGAACAGTCAAGTGGATAGTTCAGCCTTGGTTACAAAAGCTGTAAGTGAGAGGAAATTTGGCCTGGAGCAGCCAAAGAGTGAAGACAATAGACAGACAGAACGTACAAAGCCTATTAACAGGGATTCCGTATGGTGCACCTATTGTAAAAAGGCCCGTCACACTAAAGAAAGACGTTGGAAACTCTATGGGAAGCCACAAACAACAAATacaaatttttcagaaaaaaggTGGACAACCAAAGGGACAAGGACGAGCATATATAGCAAGACAGCTGGATGGAAAAAATAA